ACCTTGTGCTTCATATTTTAAATATTCATCTATTACATCACCCTTGTGCATAAGCCACTTATTAATAGATTCAATACAATTTTCTATAGGTACTTCTCTTATATTTTTAACATAATAATCATAATTTTTTACAAATTGATTATAGTGATTTTTCTTGCCATGAAGCTTTTTTCCTGCTAAAGATATGAGACTATTGCTTGGATAAATATAATCAAAATTGTCTCTATCTTCAATTATCTCCCTTTCCACAGGGCAATATTCTCTCAGGTCTTCTACAAATTCACATTCTAAATCCTTAAATAAATAGTCCATATTGTTTTTTATTTTATAATTATCAAGTACTTGAAAAATTTCTTTTAATTGATTTTTATCATAACCAATTGGCTGCATAAAATGAGTCTTACCATTAAAATCCATCTTTTTTAATATAAGTACACCATCATATACGGCATACTCTATATTACAGGCTTCTTTCCATATAAAAAGAGTTGTAAA
This genomic window from Clostridium pasteurianum DSM 525 = ATCC 6013 contains:
- a CDS encoding DUF2156 domain-containing protein, with protein sequence MLQFKKLDLEDKELFDKYLKPFNFKSCEYSFTTLFIWKEACNIEYAVYDGVLILKKMDFNGKTHFMQPIGYDKNQLKEIFQVLDNYKIKNNMDYLFKDLECEFVEDLREYCPVEREIIEDRDNFDYIYPSNSLISLAGKKLHGKKNHYNQFVKNYDYYVKNIREVPIENCIESINKWLMHKGDVIDEYLKYEAQGIEAILKNKDKLEYNGIVVYVKDDIVGLTIGEKVNEEMAIIHIEKADPEIRGLYAFVNKTFVEQCFSDVQVINREQDLGKEGLRKAKQSYKPFEFVKKYIIQ